In Citrus sinensis cultivar Valencia sweet orange chromosome 3, DVS_A1.0, whole genome shotgun sequence, the sequence agaaatGAGCCAATAATCCTTTTTCTTGCATCTAAGTTAGGGCTGCAGATGTAAATTGTCACATTTTCCATTATTCCAAGTGACTATTGTTTTGCTTTGTTTCTTGTCTAAATTTTCTGTGGAGTGCAGTGaaatgtttcaattttaattgaatatacAGAAGTTCCTAAACGAATAACATGTGGTTTCATGTTATGCTTTTTCAGATGTTGCTCTTGCAGAGgtcgaaaaggaaaagagagagtCTTTTATCAAGGCATGGGAAGAGagtgaaaaaacaaaagcagaGAATAAGTAAGGCTTTCCCTAACTTGTCtttcttttaacaaaaatgctagGACTGGTATGCAGCAATATTATTACGCTGGGAGTGCTAGTCACCTTTAACTTAAACATTTTAACCAATGATTaagcaaaaaatataaatcagTTCTTTTCCGTCTGGGATCTGATTTTGAATGAGTTGTGTTGAAAATGTTGAACAGGGCTCAGAAAAAGCTCTCAGCTGTTGCTGCATGGGAAAATAGCAAGAAAGCATCTCTAGAAGCCAAACTGAAAAAGATTGAGGTAACTTAGCCCCTCTTGTGTATTGTTGTACATctttggatttttattttatttttatatctactTTGTGGAAGCAACCAAACATGATTCTGGCAGCTTCAAGTTTACATTCAACTTAAGTATATTAATAATTGGTAGGAACAACTGGAGAGGAAGAAGGCAGAGTATgctgaaaaaatgaaaaataaggtAGCTCTAGTTCACAAGGAAGCAGAAGAGAAAAGGGCAATGGTTGAAGCTAGACGGGGAGAAGACGTTCTTAAGGCTGAGGAGATAGCTGCAAAATATCGGGCTACTGGGACCACTCCAAAGAAGCTCCTCGGTTGCTTCTGaaatcaaattgtttttgcaagtggtatattttttgtgtttatgaTTATGACTCCCAACTTTATATCTGTATACTTTCTTGTGTCATTGGTGTGCTGTTTTGTGTGTAAATCTCAATGGAACTAAAGCAAATGATAAGATCGAAGTGTTGTGGAATAGAAGTACTATctgtctttttatttgtttgaaacAATAAATATGACTTTCTTAATCCAAGTTCAGAAGCCGTTACCTTTTAcattcaatttcatttatttactGAACCGTTTcctcaaaatttttgtaaaatctatcTGAACATTGTTCATTGATCAGTTTGCTTCTTCTATTTTTGTAACTAAAATATATGAACAATGTCCAAATTAGGAATCTGCTAGAGAAGTTCTTATGAAAGCAGGCCAAAAGGAAATGAAACCGTATCTACAAAACTTGAATGCAAAATTGACAGATGCAAAACCGAAATTCTACTGAATAATAAGTATCATACAGAATAAGTATTTGCATATCTAATTGATAGGTTCAAACCGGGTTAGGGAACTTATATATCTTCTATACATGCCAAATAAACTGGGTTTCCGGTTAAACCTATTGATGGTACATTAAATCCTCTAAAACCTACCCAGTTGAAAGAAACTACACCTCTTAACCACCACAAAATTCTCATTTCTCCACTTTTTAACTTCATAACTCATAAGGTTCTGATGCCAAAATTCAAGATCAAAAGTTAAGCAACACCCAACGAAACAGCTTGCTTAGAGTGGGCAGATCAATGAGTCTCCAGTGAACATTGCAGAAGAAGCAAAATAGTTATCTTCTAAGAAACTCATATCATTGTTAATGGGAAAATCTAACAGCAATTGCAGAGAAGAGTCTGAAGAATCCTGCAAGTCATTG encodes:
- the LOC127898616 gene encoding remorin-like isoform X2, with translation MAEEQVKKVEAETPAAPAPAPALAPAPAPAVPNNDVAEEKAVTQLHDQEKPVDDSKALAVVDHVALAEVEKEKRESFIKAWEESEKTKAENKAQKKLSAVAAWENSKKASLEAKLKKIEEQLERKKAEYAEKMKNKVALVHKEAEEKRAMVEARRGEDVLKAEEIAAKYRATGTTPKKLLGCF
- the LOC127898616 gene encoding remorin-like isoform X1, translating into MAEEQVKKVEAETPAAPAPAPALAPAPAPAVPNNDVAEEKAVTQLHDQEKPVDDSKALAVVDQTPDSAKKKISGEKKISGSHDRDVALAEVEKEKRESFIKAWEESEKTKAENKAQKKLSAVAAWENSKKASLEAKLKKIEEQLERKKAEYAEKMKNKVALVHKEAEEKRAMVEARRGEDVLKAEEIAAKYRATGTTPKKLLGCF